Proteins from one uncultured Anaeromusa sp. genomic window:
- a CDS encoding metal-sensitive transcriptional regulator: MLNEKEKKNLQQRLKKVSGQINGIDKMIDDSRYCVDILQQILAARAALNQVALLILESHTKSCVVNAIKADHANESIAELMTVLKQFNR; the protein is encoded by the coding sequence ATGCTAAACGAAAAAGAAAAGAAAAATCTCCAGCAACGTTTAAAAAAAGTATCCGGTCAAATTAACGGCATTGATAAAATGATCGACGACAGCCGCTACTGCGTAGACATTCTGCAGCAAATTCTCGCCGCCCGGGCCGCGCTGAACCAGGTCGCCCTGCTCATTTTAGAAAGCCATACCAAAAGCTGCGTGGTCAACGCCATCAAAGCGGATCACGCCAACGAAAGCATCGCTGAATTAATGACCGTACTCAAACAGTTTAATCGTTAA